The following proteins are encoded in a genomic region of Alphaproteobacteria bacterium:
- a CDS encoding fused MFS/spermidine synthase, which translates to MTEIAKEGQRESPQTIMFSLTLFLSAGLMFAVQPMLGKMLLPMVGGAPSGWLTALAFFQIGLLGGYWVAHMLSRYPARAQGYATLGLLVLGAVMLPPHLTAGSDSNIGSALQVLTLLLTGISLPYVALSTVSSGLQRLYAAGEKTAGEKPYFLYAASNLGSFAGLLSYPFIVEPSLPLTAQSVVWACGYGLLIVLVGGLLLLPVKKEAAAEISAPAEPALPTPIKLKLKWLVLAFVPSSLSMGLTALITADLGSVPLFWVVPLALYLLTFVIAFGRGWKPDEGGLSSLTLLLIGLMTAVYVLNGGLLAPDWISALLPLAVFFTTALLCHTRLAGLAPDESRLTEFYLWLALGGALGGIFNAFLAPVLFSYPVEFMLVTSASVLLLRKTPPARLARYSNVIAVAAFVFVLIRFGVFGAAGFVTLVAYSVGTLVSFLLLGYFPRQLAITGLLVVVLLISPLLETNRVARGRNFFGVSTIADFHNPEGETWRLFIHGSTVHGLQRVAPEPPDVTPPIYFKPLEEMFHDSRIQDVGVIGLGAGMGLCFKAPGRHFTVYEIDPLVKEMAEKWFTYIKECGEPRWRIGDGRLELQRDAEARYDVLIIDVFSSGSIPTHMLTREALALYGARLKPGGFILYNINNRYYDFHAPLAALARDAGWQAWRHGADQDDIFHGIGASKWVLLAPSDQDLSRFKAMGWHKIRDRNFTIWRDDYTNLLKAMKVMQNDK; encoded by the coding sequence ATGACAGAGATAGCGAAAGAGGGGCAACGCGAGAGTCCGCAGACCATCATGTTCTCGCTAACGCTGTTTTTGTCTGCGGGACTGATGTTCGCGGTGCAGCCGATGCTGGGGAAGATGCTGCTGCCGATGGTGGGAGGAGCGCCGAGCGGGTGGCTGACGGCGCTGGCGTTCTTCCAGATCGGGCTGCTGGGGGGATACTGGGTGGCGCATATGCTGTCGCGGTATCCGGCGCGGGCGCAGGGCTATGCGACGCTGGGGCTGCTGGTGCTGGGCGCGGTCATGCTGCCGCCGCACCTGACGGCAGGATCGGACTCTAACATAGGCAGCGCGCTGCAAGTTCTGACCTTGCTGCTGACGGGGATATCGCTGCCCTATGTGGCGCTGTCGACGGTGAGCAGCGGACTGCAAAGATTATACGCGGCGGGAGAGAAGACGGCGGGCGAGAAGCCGTACTTCCTGTACGCGGCGAGCAATCTGGGGAGCTTCGCGGGATTGCTGAGCTATCCGTTTATCGTGGAGCCGTCGCTGCCGCTGACGGCGCAGAGCGTGGTGTGGGCCTGCGGTTACGGGCTGCTGATCGTGCTGGTGGGAGGATTGCTGCTGCTGCCGGTGAAGAAGGAAGCTGCGGCCGAAATATCTGCGCCAGCCGAACCCGCACTGCCGACGCCGATCAAACTGAAGCTGAAATGGCTGGTGCTGGCGTTCGTGCCGTCGAGCCTGAGCATGGGGCTGACGGCGCTGATCACGGCGGACCTTGGATCGGTGCCGCTGTTCTGGGTGGTGCCGCTGGCGCTTTATCTGCTTACTTTCGTTATTGCTTTCGGGCGCGGCTGGAAACCGGATGAGGGGGGCTTGTCGTCCCTGACGCTGTTGCTTATCGGCCTGATGACGGCGGTTTATGTTTTAAATGGCGGATTGCTGGCCCCCGATTGGATATCCGCGCTCCTGCCGCTCGCCGTTTTTTTCACGACTGCCCTTCTGTGCCATACGCGGCTGGCCGGGCTTGCCCCGGACGAGAGCAGGCTGACGGAGTTTTACCTGTGGCTTGCGCTCGGCGGGGCGCTCGGCGGGATATTCAACGCGTTCCTGGCGCCGGTTTTGTTTTCCTATCCGGTGGAATTTATGCTGGTGACCTCGGCCAGCGTCTTATTGCTGCGCAAAACGCCGCCGGCGCGGCTTGCGCGATATAGCAACGTCATCGCCGTCGCGGCGTTTGTCTTCGTGTTGATTCGGTTCGGCGTTTTCGGCGCGGCTGGTTTTGTGACGTTGGTTGCATATAGCGTCGGAACGCTTGTCAGTTTTCTATTGCTGGGATACTTCCCGCGCCAACTGGCGATTACGGGCCTTCTTGTCGTGGTTTTGTTGATCTCGCCTTTGCTGGAAACCAACCGCGTCGCGCGCGGGAGGAATTTTTTCGGCGTATCCACGATTGCCGATTTCCATAATCCCGAAGGAGAAACATGGCGCTTGTTCATTCATGGTTCGACCGTGCATGGCCTGCAGCGGGTAGCTCCGGAACCTCCTGATGTAACGCCTCCGATATATTTCAAGCCGCTGGAGGAGATGTTCCATGACAGCCGCATTCAAGATGTGGGCGTCATCGGCCTGGGAGCGGGGATGGGGTTATGCTTCAAAGCGCCCGGCCGGCATTTCACGGTGTACGAGATCGACCCGCTGGTCAAAGAGATGGCGGAAAAGTGGTTCACTTATATCAAGGAGTGCGGCGAGCCGCGCTGGCGGATCGGCGACGGCAGACTGGAACTGCAGCGCGATGCCGAAGCCCGGTACGACGTGCTGATCATCGACGTTTTCTCCAGCGGATCGATTCCGACGCATATGCTGACCCGGGAGGCGCTGGCGCTCTATGGAGCGCGCCTTAAGCCGGGCGGATTCATTCTTTATAATATCAACAACCGTTATTACGATTTTCATGCGCCGCTCGCCGCTCTTGCGCGCGATGCCGGATGGCAGGCATGGCGGCACGGCGCGGATCAGGATGATATCTTTCATGGCATCGGCGCGAGCAAGTGGGTGCTTTTGGCTCCATCGGATCAGGATTTAAGCCGGTTCAAGGCCATGGGATGGCACAAGATACGTGACCGGAACTTCACCATATGGCGCGACGATTATACGAATCTGCTGAAGGCGATGAAGGTCATGCAGAATGACAAATAA